From a region of the Cenarchaeum symbiont of Oopsacas minuta genome:
- a CDS encoding oxidoreductase, whose translation MKYRKIGKTGISVSEIGFGAWTIAMNWWGKAIEEDEAKRMIKKAYDLGINFFETGDMYGRGKSERLIGEALDGVRDDVIISTKYGYDFANAEQIGHSELPQFFDEKFTNAALDASLKRLRTDHVDIYGLHNPKMNHIRDDSIFSTLKGLKRDKKISAVQVALGPAIGWTVEGTEAIARTQVDAVQTVYNILEQTPGNELLESASCNDTGVFVRVPDASGILTGKVNADTKIDEKDHRSVRKGEWIRASLNKVKELRPIAERNGLNITELAIKFILSKRGITSIFPTVISEEEIKDFATMSDEKYLSDSDMEEISQLYSNWPPYELKATVQA comes from the coding sequence ATGAAGTACAGAAAAATTGGTAAAACAGGCATAAGCGTATCAGAGATTGGATTTGGTGCATGGACTATCGCTATGAACTGGTGGGGTAAAGCCATAGAAGAAGATGAGGCAAAACGTATGATCAAAAAAGCATATGATCTAGGCATTAATTTTTTTGAGACAGGGGATATGTACGGACGTGGCAAAAGCGAGAGGCTTATTGGAGAAGCATTAGATGGCGTGCGCGATGATGTGATCATATCTACAAAATATGGATATGATTTTGCAAATGCAGAACAGATAGGTCATAGTGAGTTACCTCAATTTTTTGATGAAAAATTCACAAATGCGGCACTAGATGCAAGTCTAAAGAGGCTACGCACTGATCATGTAGACATATACGGTCTACACAATCCAAAGATGAATCATATACGAGATGATTCTATTTTTTCCACTCTAAAAGGATTAAAACGTGATAAAAAGATCTCTGCAGTTCAAGTTGCCCTAGGTCCGGCCATAGGATGGACTGTAGAAGGTACAGAGGCTATTGCACGTACACAAGTTGACGCAGTACAGACAGTATACAATATTCTAGAGCAGACTCCAGGCAATGAGCTTTTGGAAAGTGCATCATGTAATGATACTGGAGTTTTTGTTAGAGTTCCTGATGCATCAGGAATACTTACTGGCAAAGTAAATGCAGATACAAAGATTGATGAAAAAGATCACCGCTCTGTCAGAAAAGGTGAATGGATTCGCGCATCACTGAACAAAGTAAAAGAGTTACGTCCAATTGCAGAACGCAATGGTCTAAACATTACAGAGCTTGCTATAAAATTTATCCTCTCAAAACGTGGAATTACATCTATTTTTCCTACTGTGATAAGCGAAGAAGAGATTAAAGATTTTGCTACAATGTCTGATGAAAAATATCTATCCGATTCAGATATGGAAGAGATTAGTCAATTGTATTCAAACTGGCCTCCATACGAGCTAAAGGCCACAGTTCAAGCGTGA
- a CDS encoding chlorite dismutase, producing the protein MGRGVPLCMQGENSQERYYFAFSFFKVDPKWRWMADLAKQESAKEVENILENTNCMYRSYSTLGIRDDADFMLWFAAKTVEEIQNAVSKLYRTVFGKYIIPSRTFFSVTRPSMYAKTGLVPAFVSGKEALKYTIVYPFIKSRKWYRTPTVERQAMMDEHIAIGNKYPKVILNTTYSFGIHDEDFMLAFETDDLIKFQDLIIDLRTTRVSEYVTEDTPMIVCVKKDIVPVIQSLG; encoded by the coding sequence ATGGGTCGTGGGGTGCCATTATGTATGCAGGGAGAGAATTCTCAAGAAAGGTATTATTTTGCATTCTCTTTTTTCAAGGTAGATCCAAAATGGCGCTGGATGGCCGACTTGGCAAAACAAGAATCAGCAAAAGAGGTTGAAAATATACTTGAAAATACTAACTGTATGTATAGATCATATTCTACCCTAGGCATACGCGATGATGCAGACTTTATGCTGTGGTTTGCTGCAAAGACCGTAGAGGAGATACAAAATGCCGTCTCAAAGTTGTATCGTACAGTCTTTGGAAAATATATCATTCCTTCGCGCACTTTTTTTTCAGTTACGCGTCCATCAATGTATGCCAAAACTGGCCTAGTACCAGCATTTGTCTCTGGCAAAGAGGCTCTAAAATACACCATAGTATATCCATTCATCAAGAGTCGTAAATGGTATCGCACGCCGACAGTAGAGAGGCAGGCCATGATGGACGAACATATTGCAATAGGCAACAAATATCCTAAAGTGATTCTAAATACCACATACTCTTTTGGAATACATGATGAGGATTTCATGTTGGCGTTTGAAACTGATGATTTGATAAAATTTCAAGATCTCATAATAGATCTACGAACAACTCGTGTTTCAGAGTATGTTACAGAAGATACACCCATGATAGTATGCGTCAAAAAAGATATTGTTCCAGTGATACAGAGTTTAGGTTGA
- a CDS encoding geranylgeranyl reductase, with protein sequence MEVQKYDVLVAGCGPAGSSAAYAAASAGAKVAVFEKEPKVATTVRTSGVTWIKDAISMGIPSHLYNPIRRYAFCSKNNEVIIEGEKPGAAVLDVRGTYRWLAERARDAGAKIMTGTVVSGASRLADGTICMRVTDSVGSASYTCGVAVDASGFASVLASRLGGVKRWTKFGSGAEYEAHAEHVDIDTWWLMVGSEYTPSGYAWIFPVSSDTIRIGVGVGKPDWPEDPKRLLDKIIKDKTGPVASLGKITPIEYHSGVIPNDGTVRRTAYDGLLMVGDSAGQANPLVLEGIRYAIRYGQIAGTIAADAAISGDVSASALYSYESKWRAETDSKIRSAFRIQRRWLKFSDKEWDAELESIRTLNDTELVQFMKADFGSRYATKMTLRHPLFTLRQMYRMMKRY encoded by the coding sequence TTGGAGGTGCAAAAATATGACGTTTTGGTGGCAGGTTGCGGTCCAGCCGGTTCTTCGGCAGCGTACGCTGCAGCGAGTGCTGGTGCAAAAGTAGCAGTATTTGAAAAAGAACCAAAGGTTGCCACCACGGTCAGAACCAGCGGTGTTACGTGGATAAAGGACGCCATATCCATGGGAATTCCATCTCACCTATACAATCCGATTCGACGTTATGCTTTTTGCTCTAAAAACAATGAGGTCATCATAGAGGGTGAAAAACCTGGTGCTGCCGTATTGGATGTACGTGGAACATATAGATGGCTTGCAGAACGTGCCCGCGATGCAGGTGCCAAGATTATGACAGGTACTGTGGTGAGTGGTGCAAGCCGCCTTGCAGATGGTACCATATGTATGAGAGTAACAGATTCTGTTGGTTCAGCATCATATACGTGTGGTGTCGCAGTAGATGCAAGTGGATTTGCATCGGTGCTTGCCTCGCGTCTTGGAGGTGTCAAACGATGGACAAAGTTTGGTTCTGGTGCAGAGTATGAGGCACATGCTGAACATGTAGATATAGATACATGGTGGCTCATGGTTGGCTCCGAATATACACCATCTGGATATGCATGGATATTTCCAGTTAGTTCAGATACGATACGAATAGGTGTCGGTGTCGGCAAACCAGATTGGCCAGAAGATCCAAAAAGATTATTGGATAAAATAATCAAAGATAAGACAGGTCCTGTGGCATCTCTTGGAAAGATAACACCTATTGAATATCATAGTGGCGTTATACCAAACGATGGAACTGTACGCCGTACTGCATATGATGGGCTCCTCATGGTTGGAGATTCGGCAGGACAAGCAAACCCACTTGTTTTGGAAGGCATCAGATATGCCATACGATATGGTCAGATAGCAGGAACTATAGCAGCAGATGCGGCCATCTCTGGAGATGTATCAGCTAGTGCACTCTACTCATATGAGAGTAAATGGCGTGCTGAGACTGATTCAAAGATACGTTCAGCATTTCGCATTCAACGTAGATGGCTCAAATTCTCCGATAAGGAATGGGATGCAGAGTTGGAGTCTATACGGACTCTAAATGATACAGAGCTTGTACAATTTATGAAAGCAGATTTTGGATCAAGATATGCAACAAAGATGACGTTACGGCATCCACTTTTTACGCTACGGCAAATGTACCGTATGATGAAGCGATACTAG
- a CDS encoding Sodium/hydrogen exchanger produces the protein MGMLDTVLQAHEIQDSLATGVGNVIDQITPELPHTTFVTDLAIIMIIGSVITLAFFKIRQPLIIGYLFAGMLIGPLSPLWSNILPESGKNSATGIGILSDVGALNLFAEIGVILLLFVIGIEFPYSRIRSIGKVVVGTGTAGLFATLGAVFFATSAFGMEFMDALFIAAALSISSTAVIVKILTDLGRIKKQSSILVLGILIVEDVIAVILISTLQSVALVGSVSPESIIAVILVAAGLIIGTFTVGTRVVPPLIDKMAATEHREILLLGVLGVCFGYALLANIVGLSVAIGAFLAGVLVAESKSSEVSKMLSSPIKDMFVAIFFISVGALMDIGEIQNYILLALAVIVIATVTKFAGSFLSSMVMRVSTKNSARSAFSLAAPRGEFSIVIVKVGVDLGVVSSYLFPLIGVITIITTFATPLLIRLGDVAVGRLESKNAN, from the coding sequence ATGGGCATGTTAGATACGGTATTGCAGGCTCACGAAATCCAAGATTCACTTGCTACTGGCGTAGGAAATGTTATAGATCAGATAACACCAGAACTGCCTCATACGACGTTTGTTACAGACCTTGCAATAATTATGATCATAGGTTCTGTTATAACATTAGCGTTTTTCAAGATACGTCAACCACTCATCATAGGATATCTTTTTGCCGGTATGTTGATTGGACCACTCTCACCGTTGTGGTCTAATATACTTCCAGAAAGTGGAAAAAACTCTGCAACTGGAATTGGAATTCTCTCAGATGTGGGGGCACTAAATCTTTTTGCTGAGATTGGAGTGATATTGCTTTTATTTGTAATAGGGATAGAGTTTCCATATTCTCGAATACGGTCTATAGGCAAAGTTGTAGTTGGTACTGGAACTGCAGGACTCTTTGCGACTTTGGGCGCAGTATTTTTTGCTACAAGTGCATTTGGTATGGAGTTTATGGATGCATTATTTATCGCAGCAGCACTGTCAATCAGTAGTACTGCTGTTATAGTAAAAATACTCACCGATCTTGGAAGAATTAAAAAACAGTCTTCCATACTTGTACTTGGCATACTTATTGTAGAAGATGTCATAGCGGTAATTCTGATATCAACACTACAGTCAGTGGCTCTTGTAGGATCTGTCTCCCCAGAGTCCATAATTGCAGTCATACTTGTAGCAGCTGGTCTCATCATAGGAACATTTACCGTTGGCACTCGCGTAGTGCCTCCACTCATAGACAAGATGGCTGCTACCGAACATCGTGAGATACTCTTACTAGGAGTTCTAGGAGTCTGCTTTGGATATGCACTGTTGGCAAATATTGTGGGACTATCAGTTGCAATAGGGGCATTTCTTGCAGGCGTACTTGTGGCAGAATCTAAATCCTCAGAGGTCTCAAAGATGCTCTCAAGTCCCATAAAGGATATGTTTGTGGCCATCTTCTTCATCTCAGTTGGAGCATTGATGGACATTGGTGAGATTCAAAACTATATTCTGTTAGCGTTGGCCGTTATTGTTATAGCTACTGTAACAAAATTTGCTGGAAGCTTTTTGAGTAGCATGGTAATGAGAGTATCGACAAAAAACTCCGCACGCTCTGCGTTTTCACTTGCAGCACCTAGAGGTGAATTTTCAATCGTCATAGTAAAGGTTGGAGTAGATTTGGGTGTTGTTAGTAGCTATCTCTTCCCTCTAATTGGAGTTATAACAATTATCACAACGTTTGCTACACCGCTTTTGATCCGACTTGGAGATGTGGCAGTTGGACGATTGGAGTCAAAGAATGCCAATTAA
- a CDS encoding ribosomal protein L16/L10E — protein MHGANYRRGNGQPYARKKYIKGKPQIKIAKFQSGKPGDYDYCVQLLTNEEVQIRHMAIESTRLAANKTIEKVAGENGYQSRLRIYPHVLLRENKMIATAGADRLQEGMRRAFGKAVSLGARIKRGQCIYEVNVKKEHLEHTKKALKGACVKLPCTPTVKVIPLK, from the coding sequence ATGCATGGAGCAAACTATCGGAGAGGAAATGGGCAACCGTACGCGAGAAAAAAATACATCAAAGGCAAGCCGCAGATAAAGATCGCCAAATTTCAGAGCGGTAAACCAGGTGACTATGATTATTGTGTACAGCTACTTACAAATGAAGAGGTACAAATTCGCCACATGGCCATAGAATCCACCCGTCTAGCTGCAAACAAAACCATAGAAAAGGTAGCAGGTGAGAATGGATATCAATCAAGGCTTAGAATTTATCCACACGTACTGCTACGTGAGAACAAGATGATTGCAACTGCTGGTGCAGATAGGCTTCAGGAAGGAATGAGACGTGCGTTTGGTAAAGCTGTGAGCTTGGGGGCACGGATAAAACGAGGTCAATGCATATACGAGGTAAACGTCAAAAAAGAGCACCTAGAACATACAAAAAAAGCTCTAAAAGGAGCTTGTGTAAAATTGCCTTGTACACCAACTGTAAAAGTAATTCCTCTAAAATAG
- a CDS encoding tRNA intron endonuclease has translation MKKSPNMLMDDEHDEPVVAAVLRGTVPVVHEKSMQDLLRSRGYGEEDGDRYILRPFEALYLLYKGSLSLKKAGKIIGFDSLMRIYKSEDGGAFTDYLIYRDLRSRGYMVRKGFGFGSDFLVYERGDFGQKGAKYSVFGFREGSREKIRNLQKKIHTMSKMGKEPIIAVIERRGEIIYYKVSTSIFTQNIKKME, from the coding sequence TTGAAAAAATCGCCAAATATGTTGATGGATGATGAACATGATGAGCCAGTAGTAGCAGCAGTTCTGAGAGGTACTGTGCCAGTAGTGCATGAAAAGTCGATGCAGGATCTTTTGCGCTCTAGAGGTTACGGTGAAGAAGACGGAGATCGGTACATTCTTAGACCGTTTGAGGCACTCTACCTGCTTTACAAAGGAAGCCTCTCTCTAAAAAAAGCTGGAAAGATAATTGGATTTGATTCGTTGATGCGAATATACAAGTCAGAAGATGGAGGTGCGTTTACAGATTATTTAATATACCGTGATCTTCGCTCACGTGGATACATGGTACGAAAAGGATTCGGATTTGGTTCTGACTTTTTAGTATATGAGCGGGGCGACTTTGGACAAAAAGGAGCAAAGTATTCTGTATTTGGATTCCGTGAAGGCAGTCGTGAAAAAATCAGAAACTTGCAAAAAAAAATTCATACAATGTCCAAGATGGGGAAAGAACCAATAATAGCTGTCATAGAACGTCGTGGGGAGATCATATACTATAAAGTTTCAACATCTATTTTTACACAAAACATCAAAAAAATGGAATAA
- a CDS encoding DNA repair helicase has product MSLHDIPLKELYRSDRDDIIAEFFVPCLANCIEYDRCVERISAKSLTTIILAIGNEPATKVRIVSGHRFGAADIALMNKIFSNNTSIVGDFIRDTKLNKLQEAVRQNRLAVKVAVSNDEEVSGMFTERVGIFTDKSGDMVAFTGTSPHTFDMQDRDFESVDVFTSWNDASRTMTKMQDFENLWENKTKYLELYDYAKAERENVLKYSSEWATDLE; this is encoded by the coding sequence ATGAGTCTGCACGACATACCATTAAAAGAACTCTATAGATCAGATCGTGACGATATTATAGCTGAATTTTTTGTTCCTTGTCTTGCCAATTGTATAGAGTATGATAGATGTGTCGAACGTATTTCAGCAAAGAGTCTTACCACAATAATTTTGGCAATAGGTAATGAACCTGCTACAAAGGTTCGCATAGTCTCTGGGCACAGATTTGGAGCTGCAGACATTGCTCTAATGAATAAGATATTTTCAAATAATACGTCAATTGTTGGAGATTTCATACGAGATACAAAGCTCAATAAACTTCAAGAGGCCGTTCGCCAAAATCGTCTAGCTGTAAAAGTTGCCGTTTCAAATGATGAAGAAGTTTCAGGAATGTTCACTGAGCGCGTTGGAATATTTACAGATAAATCTGGAGACATGGTGGCTTTTACTGGTACGTCACCACATACATTTGACATGCAGGATCGAGATTTTGAATCAGTTGATGTTTTTACTTCATGGAACGACGCAAGTAGAACAATGACAAAGATGCAAGACTTTGAAAACCTTTGGGAAAATAAAACAAAATATTTAGAATTGTACGACTATGCAAAAGCCGAACGTGAGAACGTCTTAAAATATTCATCCGAGTGGGCCACAGATCTTGAATGA
- a CDS encoding DNA-cytosine methyltransferase: protein MTQTSITVGSMFAGIGGIDLGFTNAGFTIKWANEIDNKSCKTYSENFDHKMMCGDVADLKTVPKVDVITAGFPCQPFSIAGRKMGFNDNRGVLFWEISRIIKAVRPKAFLLENVKNLKTHDHGKTFDTICNILENELGYRIFSKILNAKNFGVPQNRERLVIVGFRKNIKIDHFEFPDSKNNNVKLKDVLEKNVLLNFFISKKRYIGMKRHKKRHEDKGHGFGYRILDNNGISGTIVLGGMGKERNLVIDKTSFRKLKNTPGIESKTEDAVRYLTPREYARLQGFSDNYKIPVANIWGYRQFANSVPVPMIKAVAREMKNLLCV from the coding sequence ATGACTCAAACTTCGATCACAGTGGGCAGTATGTTTGCAGGAATAGGTGGAATTGATCTGGGATTTACCAATGCTGGATTTACCATAAAATGGGCCAACGAGATCGACAATAAATCTTGCAAGACATATTCTGAAAATTTTGACCATAAAATGATGTGTGGGGATGTCGCCGATCTAAAGACCGTACCAAAGGTGGATGTCATCACTGCTGGCTTTCCATGCCAACCGTTTTCCATTGCTGGTAGAAAAATGGGCTTTAATGATAATAGAGGAGTTCTATTTTGGGAGATCTCTAGAATAATTAAAGCCGTAAGACCAAAGGCGTTTCTTTTAGAAAATGTAAAAAACTTAAAAACACATGATCATGGTAAAACGTTTGATACAATATGTAATATATTAGAAAACGAACTTGGATACAGAATATTTTCAAAGATTCTCAACGCTAAAAATTTTGGCGTGCCTCAAAATAGAGAAAGACTAGTTATTGTAGGATTTAGAAAAAACATAAAAATCGATCATTTTGAATTTCCAGATTCAAAAAATAATAATGTTAAATTAAAAGATGTCTTAGAAAAAAACGTATTGCTTAATTTTTTCATATCAAAAAAACGATACATTGGAATGAAACGACATAAAAAAAGACACGAAGATAAAGGACATGGATTTGGATATCGCATATTAGATAATAATGGTATATCAGGCACTATTGTTCTTGGAGGTATGGGTAAGGAGAGAAATTTGGTAATAGATAAAACATCATTTAGAAAATTAAAAAATACACCTGGAATTGAATCCAAAACTGAGGATGCTGTACGATATTTAACGCCGAGAGAATATGCAAGATTGCAAGGATTTTCAGATAATTATAAAATACCTGTTGCTAATATTTGGGGATATAGACAATTTGCTAATTCAGTGCCAGTTCCAATGATTAAAGCTGTAGCACGTGAAATGAAAAATTTACTTTGTGTTTAA
- a CDS encoding 5-(carboxyamino)imidazole ribonucleotide mutase, translating to MKMSYKKSPLVGIVMGSSSDARIMVKVAEILDEFSIKHEDQIVSAHRTPTKLEEYAKHAKQSKFRVIIAGAGGAAHLPGMIASYADMPVIGVPILVYNDKQGKDHKFSAFGGIDSLVSISEMPTGSPVACVGINKATNAGLYAVKILANEFSDIATKLVKFKVNRRDAVLEESKKMRKQGLRKFSN from the coding sequence ATGAAAATGAGCTATAAAAAAAGTCCCCTTGTAGGAATTGTCATGGGCTCTAGCTCAGATGCACGTATAATGGTCAAAGTTGCAGAAATTTTGGATGAATTTAGCATAAAGCATGAAGATCAAATAGTTTCTGCTCACAGAACTCCTACAAAACTTGAAGAGTATGCAAAGCATGCAAAACAATCTAAATTTCGTGTCATAATAGCTGGAGCGGGTGGTGCAGCACATCTTCCAGGAATGATCGCATCGTATGCAGATATGCCAGTAATTGGTGTTCCAATACTTGTATACAACGACAAACAAGGTAAAGACCACAAATTTTCTGCTTTTGGTGGCATCGACTCTCTTGTATCTATATCAGAGATGCCTACAGGTTCTCCTGTTGCATGCGTTGGAATAAACAAAGCTACAAACGCGGGATTGTATGCAGTAAAAATACTTGCGAATGAATTCTCAGATATTGCTACAAAGCTTGTGAAATTCAAGGTTAACCGTCGCGATGCTGTATTAGAAGAGTCCAAAAAAATGCGCAAACAGGGTCTTCGAAAATTCTCAAACTAA
- a CDS encoding zinc finger CDGSH-type domain protein: protein MPEWTGKPVIMTPKSGEIIAYCMCGLSKNGPVCDGSHKDTGTTPHVIKYDANERISACGCKSSNTLPICDGTHKNQK from the coding sequence ATGCCAGAATGGACAGGAAAGCCAGTCATAATGACTCCAAAATCTGGTGAAATTATTGCATATTGTATGTGTGGATTATCAAAGAATGGACCAGTGTGTGATGGCTCACACAAGGATACGGGGACAACTCCACACGTGATAAAATATGATGCCAATGAACGTATATCTGCATGTGGATGCAAAAGTTCAAACACATTACCAATATGTGATGGTACCCATAAGAATCAGAAATAA